The Oreochromis niloticus isolate F11D_XX linkage group LG13, O_niloticus_UMD_NMBU, whole genome shotgun sequence genome has a window encoding:
- the LOC102080493 gene encoding scavenger receptor cysteine-rich type 1 protein M130 isoform X2: protein MWTQQTNFFLLATVSYVSAAADGQIRLAGSGSTRCSGRVEIYHNDSWGTVCDDDWDLNDAEVVCRLLNCGTALSATTKAHFGEGTGQIWLHFATCSGNENSLSECDRNGLPKQSCGHHEDAGVICSGPQLLLTDWSGPQGPDHVILVPVVLLLVMLVVCLVLWRRRRTRRSIQVQV, encoded by the exons ATGTGGACACAGCAGACAAACTTCTTCTTGTTGGCCACAG TCTCTTATGTGTCAGCTGCTGCAG ATGGTCAGATCAGATTAGCTGGGTCTGGGTCGACTCGCTGCTCTGGAAGAGTTGAAATCTATCACAACGACtcctggggaacagtctgtgatgatgactgggacttaaatgatgctgaggtggtctgCAGACTGTTAAACTGTGGAACAGCACTGAGTGCCACTACAAAAGCTCACTTTGGTGAAGGAACTGGGCAAATTTGGCTTCATTTTGCaacctgttcaggaaatgaaaattCTCTCAGTGAGTGTGATCGCAATGGACTGCCGAAACAAAGCTGTGGACATCATGAGGACGCTGgggtcatctgttcag GTCCTCAGTTGTTGCTGACAGACTGGTCTGGTCCACAGGGACCAGATCATGTGATTCTggtccctgtggtgctcctacTGGTAATGTTGGTGGTCTgtctggttctgtggagaagaCGACGAACAAGGCGATCCATCCAAGTCCAAG TATGA
- the LOC102080493 gene encoding scavenger receptor cysteine-rich type 1 protein M130 isoform X1 has product MWTQQTNFFLLATVSYVSAAADGQIRLAGSGSTRCSGRVEIYHNDSWGTVCDDDWDLNDAEVVCRLLNCGTALSATTKAHFGEGTGQIWLHFATCSGNENSLSECDRNGLPKQSCGHHEDAGVICSGPQLLLTDWSGPQGPDHVILVPVVLLLVMLVVCLVLWRRRRTRRSIQVQVAVTTICEFDGEEKEEQEMDENDYVNVEPVETESKCTEQAEGVEDETTDAHDYVEIEDKKESSDNENNYVKVTEPCADQAVNICGGQQIYQNL; this is encoded by the exons ATGTGGACACAGCAGACAAACTTCTTCTTGTTGGCCACAG TCTCTTATGTGTCAGCTGCTGCAG ATGGTCAGATCAGATTAGCTGGGTCTGGGTCGACTCGCTGCTCTGGAAGAGTTGAAATCTATCACAACGACtcctggggaacagtctgtgatgatgactgggacttaaatgatgctgaggtggtctgCAGACTGTTAAACTGTGGAACAGCACTGAGTGCCACTACAAAAGCTCACTTTGGTGAAGGAACTGGGCAAATTTGGCTTCATTTTGCaacctgttcaggaaatgaaaattCTCTCAGTGAGTGTGATCGCAATGGACTGCCGAAACAAAGCTGTGGACATCATGAGGACGCTGgggtcatctgttcag GTCCTCAGTTGTTGCTGACAGACTGGTCTGGTCCACAGGGACCAGATCATGTGATTCTggtccctgtggtgctcctacTGGTAATGTTGGTGGTCTgtctggttctgtggagaagaCGACGAACAAGGCGATCCATCCAAGTCCAAG TGGCTGTCACAACCATATGTGAGTTTGATGGTGAGGAGAAAGAAGAGCAAGAGATGGATGAGAACGACTATGTGAATGTTGAGCCAGTGGAGACTGAAAGCAAATGTACAGAGCAAGCAGAAGGAGTGGAAGACGAGACGACTGATGCTCATGATTATGTCGAAATAGAGGATAAAAAAGAAAGTAGTGATAATGAAAATAACT